AGCAATTCCTAATACTAATCCGAATAACGGATAATTGTCATGTCCTGATGCAAAGAAAATTACTGAAAATAGTACGCAAATCCATACAGGAATATACTTCCGAAGTTGACCAATGAGCAACTCCCTAAAATACAGTTCCTCCCACAGCGGGCCAATCGTCACCATTGAAATCATTGCAATTAATGAATAATCATAATACAGGCCATATTTCATTGCTGTCTTAGTTTGCTCGTCTGCAAAGGGATCAATTAAAATAATGTACTTGTTCGAAAAATACATGATCAGTAATACCGCAACAGAAAAAGCAATGTTTTTGAAAACCAATAATTCACGCCAATTAAAGTGAGCTAGTACACTTTTTCTTATGGATTTAAATACAAGTAAGTAAATTACTACAAGGAAACCAAGAACCGGGATAAACCACTCTTTAAGAGTGAATAATACACCTCCAATAGCAGTCATCGGACCCACGGTAAAACCGTAAATCAACATAATAATAGATAGACCTATAATATGTATTAATATTGTTTTGCTTCTTCGCTTACGCATCGCAACACCTTCCTTTTTTGCACGGTAAATAGTAATTTATATCTATATATTAATACTTGTCGCTAATAATAACTACGGATTAATTCCATTTAAATAGTTTAATAGACCTATAATTTCGACAAAAAGTGACTTTTCTTCATATAAAAATTCCTCCAATCAATGAGAAAAGAGGAATTGGCTTTTTCTATAGGGAATTTAATTTATTTCCTTTTTACCACCCATATATGGGCGTAACACTTCCGGTACGACGACGGAGCCATCTTCCTGCTGATAATTTTCCAATATAGCCGCTACTGTTCGGCCAATGGCCAGCCCAGAACCATTTAATGTATGAACAAATTCAGGCTTTCCTTTTTCCTCACGTCTGAAGCGGATACCGGCACGCCTTGCTTGGAAGTCTTCAAAGTTGGAGCATGAAGAGATCTCCCGGTAGGTATCCTGGCTTGGAATCCATACTTCAATATCGTATTTCTTAGCAGCGGTAAAGCCTAAGTCACCAGTACACATGCTCATGACACGATATGGCAATTTCAATAATTGCAGAACTTTTTCAGCATTTCCTGTTAATTCTTCTAATACCTCATAAGAATTTTCCGGCTTAACAAAATGCACAAGCTCTACTTTATTAAATTGATGCTGCCGGATTAATCCACGAGTATCACGGCCAGCAGAACCTGCTTCAGAACGGAAAGATGCACTGAATGCTACATATTTCTTTGGTAAATCGTCATTTCGTAAAATGTCATCACGATGATAATTTGTAACCGGTACCTCTGCGGTCGGAACAAGGAAGTAATCCCAATCGGCAATTTTAAATGCATCCTCTTCAAACTTTGGAAGTTGACCTGTTCCTGTCATGCTTGTGCGGTTAACCATATACGGCGGAAGCATTTCCTCATAGCCATGATCATCCGCGTGCAAATCCATCATAAAGTTCAATAGCGCGCGTTCTAACCGTGCCCCAAGACCTTTATAAAAGACAAATCTGCTGCCAGTAACTTTTGCGGCACGTTCAAAATCTAAAATATCCAAGTTGGTCGCGATATCCCAGTGCGGTTGTGCTTCGTACGTAAAGCTTGGAACATCACCCCATGTACGTGCCAGCACATTATCATCCTCATCCTCGCCGATTGGTACACTCTCGTGTGGAAGATTTGGAATAGACAACAGCATTACTTCCAGCTTTTCTTCAATTTCCTTCAGCTCTGTATCGAGACTTTTAATTTGATCGCCAACCTCACGCATTTCTTTTATCGCAGGTTCAGCATCTTTTTTCTCTTTTTTCAAAACAGAGATTTGTTTAGATGCCGCGTTTCGTTTTGCCTTTAATGTTTCTGTTTCAGCGATTAACTCGCGGCGGCGAGTATCAAGCTCCTCGAACTTATCTAATTCTGATAGGTCTTCACCGCGATGTGCAAGTTTTGCTTTTACTTCCTGAAAGTTGTTGCGTAAATACTTCATGTCTAACATGATTTTTTCCTCCTTTGGTTAATTTAAGTTTAATTAAGTTGTGTAACCAATAACTCACTGCAATATCGGCCATTCTTGTGTTTTATCAGCCGTTATTTGGATTTAACGGCCGAATTTAAATTATATCGGCCATATTTCAAATATATCGGCTTAATTTGAAATATAACAGCCAAATCACGTAGATATCGGCCATTCCATAATGTAGCGCTTGGCAACACATACTCTCCAATAAAATGCAAAAAACTCCCGCCCCTAAAAAATAGGGACGAGAGTATGAATTCCCGCGATGCCACCCTGATTGAAGAAATTAATTCTTCCGGCTCGAAAATGTTAACGGTTTTTATCCGGGTTTACTTACTTGAACGTACATTCAGTAAACCAGTTTAAGGATGGATTCGCAGGCAGCTAACGTCGATTCACACCAGTCATCGACTCTCTTTAGGAAGCTGAACTGTTACTATTTCCTCGCATTACTGTTTAAATGATTATGATACATCATACATAATTATTTCTTAAGATGCAAGTGCCTTTTTAGATTCTTCCACCATTTTGACAAAGTATTCAACAAAACGGTTATCATCGGTTAGTTCTGGATGGAAGGCAGTACAAAGATACTGGCCTTGTTTCGCGGCAACAATCCGGTCCTGGTACGTTGCTAATACTTCGACTTCTGGTCCCGCTTCTTCTACATATGGTGCCCTGATAAATACAGCATTAAAATCTTCAGCAACTTGCTTAACCTCTAGCGACTGTTCAAAGCTTGCCACCTGACGGCCAAAAGCGTTGCGAGCAACCTTCATGTTCATCAAGCCCAAATGACCATTCTCCTGGCCTTCAATTTCAGTGGCCATCAGAATCAAGCCGGCACATGTACCGAAAATAGGTTTACCCTGTGCTCCAAATTCCTTTAAGGCTGTAAAGAAACCATAGCTATCAATCAAACGACGCATTGTTGTACTTTCTCCACCTGGAAAAATCAAGCCATCAATTTCATCCAGTTGTTCCGTACGCTTTATCTCAATTGCTTTTGCACCAGATGCCTCAACGGAACGAATATGTTCACGGACAGCACCTTGAAGTGCAAGAACACCAATTGTTGTCATACTAATTCCTTCTTTCTATTCACTGCGGTCCTGCATGCGGTCAGATCCAGACAATGTGCTCATTTCAATACCTTTCATTGCTGTACCTAGGCCTTTAGAAAGCTCACCGATTAGTTTGTAATCTGTGTAGTGAGTTGTCGCTTCAACAATAGCTTTTGCAAATTTCGCTGGATTATCT
This Virgibacillus phasianinus DNA region includes the following protein-coding sequences:
- the serS gene encoding serine--tRNA ligase, with the translated sequence MLDMKYLRNNFQEVKAKLAHRGEDLSELDKFEELDTRRRELIAETETLKAKRNAASKQISVLKKEKKDAEPAIKEMREVGDQIKSLDTELKEIEEKLEVMLLSIPNLPHESVPIGEDEDDNVLARTWGDVPSFTYEAQPHWDIATNLDILDFERAAKVTGSRFVFYKGLGARLERALLNFMMDLHADDHGYEEMLPPYMVNRTSMTGTGQLPKFEEDAFKIADWDYFLVPTAEVPVTNYHRDDILRNDDLPKKYVAFSASFRSEAGSAGRDTRGLIRQHQFNKVELVHFVKPENSYEVLEELTGNAEKVLQLLKLPYRVMSMCTGDLGFTAAKKYDIEVWIPSQDTYREISSCSNFEDFQARRAGIRFRREEKGKPEFVHTLNGSGLAIGRTVAAILENYQQEDGSVVVPEVLRPYMGGKKEIN
- a CDS encoding CPBP family intramembrane glutamic endopeptidase, with translation MRKRRSKTILIHIIGLSIIMLIYGFTVGPMTAIGGVLFTLKEWFIPVLGFLVVIYLLVFKSIRKSVLAHFNWRELLVFKNIAFSVAVLLIMYFSNKYIILIDPFADEQTKTAMKYGLYYDYSLIAMISMVTIGPLWEELYFRELLIGQLRKYIPVWICVLFSVIFFASGHDNYPLFGLVLGIAFTFLYLYTNSWTVSFATHSVWNLYIVLVGILS
- the pdxT gene encoding pyridoxal 5'-phosphate synthase glutaminase subunit PdxT, which encodes MTTIGVLALQGAVREHIRSVEASGAKAIEIKRTEQLDEIDGLIFPGGESTTMRRLIDSYGFFTALKEFGAQGKPIFGTCAGLILMATEIEGQENGHLGLMNMKVARNAFGRQVASFEQSLEVKQVAEDFNAVFIRAPYVEEAGPEVEVLATYQDRIVAAKQGQYLCTAFHPELTDDNRFVEYFVKMVEESKKALAS